The genome window tatgatttttcaaataagtgttgcgcaaaactggaaaattcgaTTTTCCTAGAACTGGTCTTACTATCATTTCCcacttcaaatttggaaatAGTAAACcattgtaggtagggttttGGGGAGAGGTGAAGGGCTTTGAGGTCGTTCATGTCCCTAGGACCAACTACTACCTTTTTACTCAAAAGTTACATTTTTATCTCTTTGCATTTGTAGTTCATTTGAATAGGCATACGACtcgtagtcgagcctcacttgtgcgtTCCATTTGCTAGATTTTGGATGTGGAAACCTCAATTGTTTTACCTATGTTATTCTTAAGGTTTCATGGTGATCAAAGCTCTACTTTGggtgaaaaacttttgaagttatctttgcgtgagctggtgagtgtaccactctcctcatttgttgcttaacttggtttctgtacatgcaatctgtgatttgaatgactgtactatctgtttattctatttgagacgagggtgtactttatcacactcgttcccTTGTCTGTATGCCCATTTACTGtgaaaatttgaatctgttatctgtgctTAATCTGATGTTGTTTGGACGTTGCATCCaatgacctttctgtgacctctgagctcaaaacctatggctagttactcgagttgagccggcaaggccctggtcgattagataacgaaccacagtagttTGTTCtaggaaatctttgggtattggagactctggatttccggtatactcgagtattaccacttctgtttttgttgaggtgttcgggcccggtaaggggtatgtttggtggatggaatttggtgtaaagtgagATCTACAGACATGGTTGTTCTTCATACATTGACGGtggatttggatcaagtactgcaatagGAATTTtgggctcctgagagctaccggTATCCTTTCTCTCTAAGGTGTTTGTTCATTCCTTATTTGATatgcatatgtgactaattgaatatgaagttctatgattcttgactgctattattttggtacctcattgagcgtaagctcacccccttcccgttatctttgttttccttataggggacaaactttgaaatcatggtttggaagaaagggtcgagctagtgtatatgttattttgttaagctcttttgcaACCGAAACCCCAATTGTATTTTGAATAGTAtgaatactttggcttgtaCTTTAGTTAATTGGTTCAAGACTcctatgtaaatatatgtataagtgtttaaccttgtctattaagtgtatttatttgagatGTTACGCTTCTATGGCTTTGGTGAACGTTTCATGCAACCATTGGACAAGCGGATGAGCGCGGCATttgaacaaggaaagaaaatttctgCGTTTATATTACAGTTGTATTCAAATATCTGATATTGGGATCTTGTAAGTTCTAACACTTTTTCAATCACCAAAAAGTTGATCTAGTTCTCAAGGTGCTCCAAAAAATGTGAGCTTGTGCTCAATTGAAGGGAAAAAGTTTAGGTCATAAACCTCTACAGATGTTCAAAAGTTGGAAActctatttttctttgttttttcagaAACTCGATTGAAACAGATTCAGCTCCTGACTCTCAGATAAATGTGCATCTTCTATTTCTTGGAGATATCACTAGAAACTGAGTACCATTATCTGTTGAAATAGTACCAGGTGTTTTACGTTAGATGACTTGTATATATAATATAGTGTTAGCTGAGTTGGTCCATTCAAATTTAGAATGCAACATCACTATGTCATCTGTTGATTACCCCAGAAAACCTCCGaatcataatttttttatttaatttcttcttAATTAATTGCAGGTGGTTCTATATCCATTATTGCTGCCACCTGATCCTGGTGGTGTGGCATAAGGTGTAATAtgaaatagaaaaatattttttgccaTTACTCATGGACTATGAGATTTTTAGCGTCATCTAAGAAACTAGAGAGttcttattcttcttctttttctctcttttttttcataaaacaaGACAAAGATTTCATTAATTGAAGGAATCTACTATTATGGCAGGATACAAAATGTGAGGAGGGAAATTCCACGTAAATTTTCCTAACAATCTAGCTTGCTTTGATTGATTACGTAAAAATGTGCATAAGGTCTTCCCCTTGAGCTCTACATAAGAGGGCAAATATCTTCAAGTTGAATTTGCCTCTGATGAAGGCGAGTAATAGGAAGGCAGAAAATCTTTGCAAGCCCTCCAAAGAAAGACTTTAATTTTATTTGGTAATTTCAGGTTCCAAATTTCAGCCAAACTGAATTGTGATTAGAGCTAGATTCCACCAACATCGGGATACTTGAATCATCAATAAGATTCTGATTCATGGCCAAATGGTAAGCACTCCGTACATTAAAGTGTCCCAACTTAGTATAATGCCAGACAAACTTATCCCGACTCTTAGAATACGCCAAAGGAATGGACTTTATAATCTCAACTTCATCACTCCAAAAAACAGAATCTACCAAATCTTCCTTCCATTGACCAAAATTCCAATCAATCAGATCTGAGACCATAACAGGTTCATCCCATTTTCTCCTAGTGACAATtgaacccctttttttttttaccagttTTTTTATCTATTCACAACCCTTGATAGGgtgtatttttatttgtaaattagtaaatattttttccttttattttgatcCAAAAAATGCGTTATTtgatagattctacttatattttatactccctccgtcttattgaaagtgtcatactttcCTTTTTGGTCTGTCCCAAAATTAATATCACTTACCACAACTGGCAATAAAAACTTTCCCTCATTTCCATCTCCTGCCCTTGAATATACCagatttttttaaacttttgatGGGCCCCAAAAATTACAAGAATTGCACTTGATACCCGTGAGTTCCACAGCAAATGCAAACAATGGTCGTGCAAGGAACTTTCCCAAAAAACGGCTGAGACATTCTTGATTCATGGGTCCTATTgaggaaattgcagaaattagTGCAACAATTTATGGAATGATGCTTTAGGAAATTGTAGAAATTAGTGCAGCAATTTACGGTATGTAATTTTTTGGTAGTAGGTTCCTTATCTCTTTAGTTTACTAATTGTATAGGAAATCTTTCTTTGTACAATATAGAAATTATATCGGTAGGTTCCTTATCTCTGTAGTTTACTAATTGTATAGGAAATCTTTCTTTGTACAGATATAGAAATTATATAGGTAGGCTCCTTATCTCTGTATATAAATACACCTTTGAGGTCAATGAGAAGATCAAGGTTTCTTTGATCCTAGTATCACTGTTCTCTTCATGGTATTAGAGCAATGCCTCCCAAAGACGAAGGAAATTCTGGTTCAGATAAGAAAACTTCCAGCCCTTACGCTTTAAGCCCCAACGACAATCCAGGCAACATAATTACCCAGGTGCAGTTGAAGGGAAAAAATTATGAAGAGTGGGCACGGGCAGTGCGGACTGCATTGAGGGCCAAAAAGAAGTATGGTTTCATTGATGGAACTGTGGAACAACCGGCAGATGATTCGCCGAAAATTGAAGATTGGTGGACAGTTAATTCCATGCTAGTTTCATGGGTATTTAACACCATTGAACCCTCTTTACGTTCAACTATTTCTCTTGTGGacaatattggagatttatggGAGGACATAAGGCAACGCTTCTCAATTGGGAATGGACCAAGAGTCCAGCAATTGCGATCGGACTTGACGAACTGCAAGCTGGAGGGACAAACCATAGTCAATTACTATGGATAGCTTAAAACCATATGGGATGAACTGAATAATTACGACAAAACACCATTGTGCAGTTGTGGTGGATGCAAGTGCAATCTCACAATTGaactggaaaagaaaagggaggaaGAAAGAGTTCATCAATTTTTGATGGGTTTGGATGAAGAACGCTATGGTACTGTGCGTGCTAATATTTTGAGCACAGAGCGATTACCCAATCTGAATAGGTTATATGCAATGGTCGTTCAGCAAGAACGAGTAAGGACAATGTCACGAACAAGGGAAGAGAATGGCAACCCCATGAGCTTTGTAGTTCAGGTTGGTGGACGAAATTCAGGGGAGGACAAAACTGCAGTATGCTTACATTGCAATCATGAGGGGCACGATTCAGGTACGTGCTTTCAGCTAATTGGGTATCCAGATTGGTGGGGAAATAGTCCTCGCTCCAGTACTCCAGGACGAGGAAGTGGGCGTAAGCGCAATGGTGGTGGAGGCCGTGGCAGGGGTGGTGTACCACGAGCAAATGTCACTCAAACATTTGCAACAGAAGCTGATCACGGAGGAGTCACAGAAACTGACCGAAAGGGGGTTAGTGGGTTGAATGATGAACAATGGAGCACTTTCCTGGGACTTTTGAGTTCGCAAAAGACTGTATCCAATGAAAGATTGATTGGTAAGCAAGAAATTTTGTCTTGGATAATAGATTCAGGGGCTTCCCATCATATGACTGGGACAAGGCCTACCTGAGAGTTATGtctgacattgttccatgtTTAGTCGGAATGCCAAATGGTGAAGCAACTGTGGCACTGAAAGAAGGTACGGTGCATCTTGGAGGAGGATTGAAATTGCAACATGTTCTTTTTGTGTCTAATTCAAAATATAACTTGACCTCTGTTTCACAACTTCTCAGTGACTCAAATCTGGTACTGCAAATCACTAACAAAATTTGTGCTATACAAGACCGAAATACGAGGAGGCTGATTGGAGTGGGTGAACAACACGAGGGGCTGTATTTTTTGAAGGTAGTGGGTTTGGCAAATGCTTGTAAAACTTCTGGACTTTCAGACTTCAATCTTTAGCATAGGAGAATGGATCATCCGTCGAGTAAGGCTCTAGAGTTGATTTCTGCAGCAAATAAATTTAGTAAAGATAGTGATAATTTAAGTTGTGATGTTTGTTTTAGAGCAAAACAGACTAGGGAGATGTTTTATTCTAGTGACAATAAGGCTAagaattgttttgatttaatgcATTGTGACTTATGGGGGCCTTATAAAGCTTTGGCTTCTTGTGGAGCTACTTATTTCTTGACAATTGTTGATGATTGTTCTCGTGCTGTGTGGATTTATTTGCTGAAAAGAAAACATGAAGTTGCTTGTGTTCTTAAGAATTTTATTGCTATGGTTAAACGACAATTTGAGAAGGATGTGAAGACTATTAGGAGTGATAATAGCACTGAATTTGTGTGTCTACGAAaatgttttgatgaaaatggtATATTGCACCAAACTTCTTGTGTAGGAACTCCCCAACAGAATGGACGAGTTGAGAGAAAACATCGTCACTTCCTTAATGTGGTGAGAGTTTTGATGCTTCAGGCACACTTGCCAATTGATTTTTGGGGTGAATGCATTCTTACCGCTCGATACTTAATCAATAGGACACCATCCGCGGTCCTGAAGGGAAAAACTCCTTATAAAATTCTCTTTGGACAACTTCCTTCCTATAATCATATTAGGACTTTTGGGTGTTTGTATTATGTGCATAGACAACTTAGAGATAAGAATAAATTTGCCAGTCGAAGCCGTAGATGTGTTTTTGTGGGGTACCCTTTTGACAAGAAAGGAtggaaaatgtatgattttgaAACTTCTGAGTATCTTGTCTCAAGGGATGTGGTGTTTGTAGAAACAAATTTTCCATACTCTGCAACAATGTTTGCAGGTGAAAATTCCACTAAAAATGTAGATGGAGCTCATGAGCATAAAGATTGGGAAATTATTGAGGAAGATGGGGAGATATTAGAGAAATCTCCTGAAGGCTGTCCACCTACtgggaaaattgcagaaatcaGTGCAGTTGAAAATAGGGAGAAAAATTCAAGAGAGAAGGTACTAGTGGGAGATCAGCTTGTTCATGGACATAGGATTAAACAGTCATCCACTCGTCTGAAGGACTATGTGACAAATAATGTGCAATTCAGCCCCTCGCAGAGTTCACCGCTTCAACCACATTCCTCAGGTATGTCTTATCCCATAGCCAATTTTGTTGGCTATGATTGGTTTTCTTCACAACATCGGTCCTTCTTGGCAAGCATTATTGCAGGTTCAGAACCAGTTTCTTATAATGAGGCAATGAGAGATGAACGATGGCGTGAAACTATGAGAAAAGAAATTCAAGCTTTGGAGGAGAATGGAACTTGGATGGTGGAAGACTTACCCGTTGGGAAGAAGGCTATTGGCAGTAAGTGGGTGTACGAAATAAAATATAATTCTGATGGAAGCATGAAACGATGCAAGGCTCGATTGGTAATTCTTGGCAATAATCAAAAAAAGGGTATTGACTATCATGAAACTTTTGCTCCCATTGCAAAGATGGCCACTATACGTACTTTTCTTGCAATAGCTGCTGCAAAGAACTGGGAACTACATCAGATGGATGTGCAGAATGCTTTCTTGCATGGCGACTTGACTGAGGATGTTTTCATGAAAATGCCACCAGGTTTTGCCTCTAAAAGTCCTGGGAAAGTGTGTAGACTACGAAGATCTTTGTATGGCTTGTGTCAGGCACCCCGTTGTTGGTTTGCTAAGCTGGCAGATTCTTTGAAGACGTGTGGCTTTTATCAATCTTACTCAAACTATTCACTATTTGCTTTTCGTGAGCAACATGTGCAAATACTTGTTCTGGTCTATGTAGATGATCTCATTATTTCAGGTAATGATGCCACGACTGTGCAGCGAGTTAAGAACTATTTGAGCAGTTGTTTTCATATGAAGGATTTGGGACAgttgaaatattttttgggtATAGAGGTAGCAAGAAATGCtgaagaaatttttctttgtcaGCGAAAATACGCCTTGGATGTCATCTCTGAGGTTGGTTTACTGGGAGCTAAGCCAGCAAAAACTCCACTGGAGCATAATCATAAACTTGCACTTGTTGAAGGGGATGATGCTAGTGACCCTGCTCAATATCGTCGGCTAGTAGGCAGACTAATTTACTTAACTATTACACGGCTTGAATTGAGCTACTGTGTCCATATTCTTGCTCAATTTATGCAGCAACCAAAGAAGGCCCATTGGGAAGCTGCATTACGAGTAGTTCGATATTTGAAGGGTAATCTTGGACAGGGAATCCTTTTGCGGGCCAACTCTGATCTTAAATTGTATTCATACTGTGACTCCGATTGGGCAAGTTGTCCCTTGACAAGATGCTCCTTGACAGGTTATTTTATTTGCTTGGGCAGATCACCTGTCTCATGGAAAACCAAGAAACAACAGACTATTTCATGCTTCTCTGCTGAGGTAGAATATCGGTCAATGACTACAGCAGCTTGTGAACTTAAGTGGTTAAAGGGTTTGCTGCTATTTCTTGGTGTTGATCATTCTAGTTCCATGCGCTTGTACTGTAATAGTCAATCAGCTTTACATATTGCGGCGAATCCTGTATATCATAAGCGTACGAAACACATCGAGattgattgtcatttcattcgagatGAGATACAAAATGGGAACATTGAAACAGCTCATGTACGTACGACTCTACAACTTGCTGATATTTTCACTAAAGCTTTGGGTACTGATCAGTTTCAATTTCTTCTTAGCAAGTTGGGCATCTCCAATCTTcatgctccaacttgagggggggTATTGAGGAAATTACAGAAATTAGTGCAGCAATTTATGGAATATGCTTtaggaaattgcagaaattagTGCAGCAATTTACGGTATGTAATTTTTTGGTAGTAGGTTCCTTATCTCTGTAGTTTACTAATTGTATAGGAAATCTTTCTTTGTACAGATATAGAAATTATATAGGTAGGTTCCTTATCTCTGTATATAAATACACCTTTGAGGTCAATGAGAAGATCAAGGTTTCTTTGATCCCAGTATCTCTGTTCTCTTCAGGTCCCACAGGTCTTGTCACCACTCCAATATCTTTCTATTAGTCAATAAGTtgtactccataaaaaccgaaTAGGGGTATTGCTGGAAGTTACACCaaaatcatttgaaattttgacacTGTTGAAAATAAGCACAATACCCGAAGTGCGACAATTAttttgggacggagggagtagttaGTATTAACTGTAGGAATGTAAAAAATATTCAGAAGACTTCGATGCAGTTTGGCGTGGACGTGCCAAAGTCCTACTGTCAAGTCCAAAAAGTTTGGGATTTTCCTACACATAGATACTTCCTAATTCGCTACTGATTTTCTCCGACACTTGTCTCTAGAGCATGTTTCCACCTCAAGATAGGAGACTACTAGTTACTTTTATCAGTTCCTTTTATTGAATTAGGAAACAGTTACTTTTACTAgtatttagtatttttttttgggctccTTCGTTAAGCGAGAATTAGTTTTGTTATTGGGAAGAACCAAAATAAGAAGGGAGAGACATCGAACGAAAAGGGAAGAACGTCTTCCTCTtcgccttttcttttcttcctagcGACAAAAACACTactgtttcttttccttttctggaGAAGACGACTTTTGCAATTCTTGTGTCgacttttgcatttcttttgtcTTCTTGCATGGGATTTCCTCCGCGAGGAGTAActcatttcctttttctagtCAAAGGATAATGGAAGATCtggtatttgaattaatctaacaATCTAATACCAATTACGATAAttaaatttgtaattatttaattaccTTAAATTAGACTAATTAAGACAATTAAATTCGTTAATTGTTTAATTACGTTAAATTATGGTAACTGACGCGATTGGATTTGTGTCAATGAGGCATACTATCTAGTTTAAATAAACCTCATAGCTTGTTTATTGGTTAGAACATGTGTTTTCTAATAATAAAATACCAATAAAAATTAAGCGGGTTGAATGAGGCCCATTCATTAATTCTTTTTAATTAAGGACGCCACTTAGGAATGAAAAACAACCCAATTGCATTTGCTACTTTCATACATGTATGCATGCATACAGACACATAACACAGATATATATATTAGTCTAATTGCATTGatcaagttttctttcttttttctttggttaaaGCATATTGGATAGATAAGTGGAGctactttttttaaaatatgttTGAGATTTTAAAGTTAATTATAGTTTACATAATTTTAGACAGTATGAAATATCTTTCTTATCAACAATTCATacgtaaataaataaataaacggCCCACCAAAGCACGCCCCACTTCAAAACTAATTTAACTACATTTACTTATACGTTTTATTAAACAAATTGaaatatccttatactatataagaatgagtttgggtcaaagaatggttttgaatttcaaccgcaagAGTAGAGGTATTTTGAGATTGTGAGATTGTTTTAAGTGTAATTATAGTATGGGGTACTACTTTAAATAGCATATGTATTATTATGTTAACTGAAATGTCCTTGTATTCTAAAAGATGCAGTGATGATTTGTTCAAAGGTTTGAGTAGTTTGGGAATGTGAGATTATTTGGTCATCTTTTCTACAATGGGTACAGCCTATAATAGCTTCTTTATTGGTGTAATTACTTAAATGTCCTTGCAGAGAcattcattttggtttgtaCCAATTATTACTGTTACTTTGTTATTATAACTTGAAGAACTTCAAACGTCATTTTCATCTCAATTAAAGCAAGGACAATGTGGTTTATTAAGGAATTTATGATTGAGCATTAGTTTCAACTTTAATTCTTCAAATGTCTGCCCCTTCACATTCTTCCGTTATGTTCCTTCCGTCTTCCGGTAAATACTTATTTGTATTGTCATTGTACTCTGGATTTCAATATGGTTCTCTGGTGAAGCTATTCTTGGTGGTTCAACTTGAGGTGaggtttcattcttttttttaatggtaTGATTTGCTTTGTAAAATCGTAATTTCTATTGTTAGCTAAATGCTTTCATTCCAAAATTGGATACTTTGTTAGCACAATTTAATGTTGATATTATTGTTTCCCCACAAAGTTGGTTGTTCTATACAATTTAAATGGTGTGGTTTTGTTGGAATAGGTTTGCAGATACAAAACTTCCTCTTTTGGTCTACTTACATGATGGAGTCTTTTTGATCAAATCTGCCTTTTCTCCTACATATCATGCGTACCTTAATGTAGTAGTTGCAGAAGCTAGTGTTGTAGCAGTTTCAATTAACTATCGGCTCGTCCCTGAGCATTCTTTGCCTATTGCTTATGAAGATTCTTAGATTGCAGTCAAATGGGTTGCCCCTCATTCAAATGGCGAGGGTCCTGAGGTATGGCTTAGGGATTATGCAGGCTTTGATAGGGTGTTTTTTGGTGGGGGTCGTGCTGGTGGCAATTTAGCACATAACATGTCATCAAGGGTTTGGTTGGAGATACTAGATGACTTCGATCTTGATGTGATTTTTCTCAATTGTCCTTATTTTCGGGGAAAAGATCTAATCAATATTGAGTTAACAAAATTACAGGCGAAGGCCTATGTTAAGGGCATTTGGCATTATGTTCACCCAAAATCTACGGGGGTTGATGATCCATTGTTGAATTCTCTGATGGAACTAAACCTTCCGAAGCTAGGCTTTGTCGTTGCTAAAAAAGTTGGCTACTTTCATAAACAAGAATGTTGTATAGATGCATCTTTAAGTGGATAATCACTTTGTTTATTGACATTCTCTGAATCGTTTGGGTATCTGTTTAAAATTCATTTAGTCTTGTTAATGAAAAACTCATATACAAGTATTCGTTTGGGTATATGAACCAAGCAAGATAGCATGCATAATTTCCTTCTCCATCTCCcagtatatattaaatattttgttATTTCATATTGTTACTTAATGTGCGTGAGTTTTTTGATATTCGCTTGAACTACTATAAAATCTTTTTTAACCACAGGCACCAAACATCCGCGCGATGCGCGGGCATTCCCTTCTAGTTTTATATTATATTGATCAGTACTGTATAATGATGACAAGTAGACAGGACAGTTCATATCAATTTTCTTGGCTGATTATTTATGGCTATGTTTAGCGTGCTTACAATTTTCTTTTGGGATATTCGGGGAACTAATAATGTTGAATTGGACTGAACTAAACTAAACATCGTCTTCTGAGCCAACTTCTGCGCTGTCCTTTCAATGACAGCTCGTTGAAAATCACAAGGGCTCCAAGACACCGTTCAATTAGTTGCCTATAAACATAGCACTGATTCCATGCTAGTACTATCTATTAATTTCTGTTCAAACTTTCAAGCTTTTTTGCCACACTAACGTTAGCTAAACTAATCTAACCAGCATCGAATAATTACAACCATAATACTAGTATGAGGACTTAAAGTTTCAATTTGCCCACTGAACTTTGTTAGTATCAATTCTCTCATTAAACTTGTAAAGATGCGCTATTATTGTCAAGACAAAAATGCCCCATGAGCAGTGGCAGAGCCACATACAAGCAAGTGGGgtcaatttgaaaaattagttcttagatttaggaaatttagaaaatttcaaaGTTGCATCTTATTTGACTCCACTATATTTTATCAAATTCTCTTTCCTATTAACATTGAccacaaaaagttaaaaattcATAATTCTTACCATCacaataattttgaatttatttcaaattgtCTATGGAACTTAGTTCACGAAtaaatttatctaaaattttcaaacacaaaGGGTGAACTTTCTTGAGTGGAGTGAGAAaaccaatttttcaaattattattttttcaagcTTCAAAGtcttcaaaaacaagaattattcAAGTGGATGGTGAactttttatttataataagAAATTAAgttattatgatttttatttataatagggtaaagataaattttataaaagaaaCCTGTAGAAGATCAAGTTGATGGTGATTCACagattgttttaaaaaaattcaagaggtTCAGTTGCTTACATTGAAAAAGAcacatttaacaaaattgataatgaattgattttgcaacattttaaaaaaagagTACTCATAGAGTATAATTATAACCTGTATATAATGTtagtagtttttattttttttaaataaattttactATACTAAAATTTGACCCTACTTACTGTGGCGTCTTAGCTCCACCCCTGCCCATGAGGGTAAGGTTT of Coffea arabica cultivar ET-39 chromosome 5c, Coffea Arabica ET-39 HiFi, whole genome shotgun sequence contains these proteins:
- the LOC140007300 gene encoding uncharacterized protein; this translates as MPPKDEGNSGSDKKTSSPYALSPNDNPGNIITQVQLKGKNYEEWARAVRTALRAKKKYGFIDGTVEQPADDSPKIEDWWTVNSMLVSWVFNTIEPSLRSTISLVDNIGDLWEDIRQRFSIGNGPRVQQLRSDLTNCKLEGQTIVNYYG